A genomic stretch from Falco naumanni isolate bFalNau1 chromosome 4, bFalNau1.pat, whole genome shotgun sequence includes:
- the PDAP1 gene encoding 28 kDa heat- and acid-stable phosphoprotein, with protein sequence MPKGGRKGGHKGRARQYTSPEEIDAQLQAEKQKAREEEEQEEGGEGATGDPKKEKKSLDSDESDEDDDDYQQKRKGVEGLIDIENPNRVIQTTKKVTQLDLDGPKELSRREREEIEKQKAKERYMKMHLAGKTEQAKADLARLAIIRKQREEAARKKEEERKAKDEAAMAGKRLQSLSLNK encoded by the exons gTAGAAAAGGAGGCCACAAAGGCCGAGCAAGACAGTACACAAGTCCTGAAGAGATTGATGCCCAGCtccaagcagaaaagcaaaaggcaagg GAAGAAGAGGAGCAAGAGGAAGGAGGCGAAGGAGCAACAGGGGACCCTAAAAAGGAGAAGAAGTCTTTAGATTCAGATGAGagtgatgaagatgatgatgattatCAG CAAAAGCGCAAAGGAGTGGAAGGGTTGATAGACATAGAGAATCCCAATCGTGTAATTCAGACAACCAAAAAAGTAACTCAGCTGGACCTGGATGGACCTAAGGAACTCTCACGACGAGAGCG AGAGGAAATagagaaacaaaaggcaaaagaaagataCATGAAAATGCACCTAGCTGGTAAAACAGAACAAGCGAAGGCAGATCTCGCCCGACTAGCCATCATTCGGAAGCAAAGGGAAGAAGctgccagaaagaaagaagaagaaagaaaag cAAAAGACGAAGCGGCCATGGCAGGTAAAAGACTGCAGTCTCTATCCCTTAACAAGTAA